The following are encoded together in the Microterricola viridarii genome:
- a CDS encoding DNA gyrase/topoisomerase IV subunit B, producing MSSDYSARHLSVLEGLEAVRKRPGMYIGSTDSRGLMHCLWEVIDNSVDEALAGHGTEIAIVMHPDGSVEVRDKARGIPVDVEPKTGLSGVEVVFTKLHAGGKFGGGSYAASGGLHGVGASVVNALSERLDVEVDRGGKTWAMSFHRGEPGIFADADPKNPSPDATFTPFEKKSELRVIGKTAKGVTGTRIRYWADRQIFTKGAGFQVEDLLSRARQTAFLVPGLALDIIDLTGEEPHTTSFQFEGGISEFVEHLATDAPLTDTWRLNGTGHFTETVPVLNEHGAMLPTELQRDCEVDIALRWGTGYDTVVKSFVNIIATPKGGTHQLGFDQGLLKFLRQQVELNARRLKAGNDKLEKDDVMAGLTAVITVRLPEPQFEGQTKEVLGTPAVRAIVANVVAKSMAARFASTKRDDKAQSALVLDKVVAEMKSRISARAHKETQRRKNALESSSLPAKLADCRSNDVANSELFIVEGDSALGTAKVARDSEHQALLPIRGKILNTQKASVADMLGNAECAAIIQVIGAGSGRSFDLSAARYGKVIIMSDADVDGAHIRTLLLTLFFRYMRPMIEEGRVYAAVPPLHRVVVMNPGSKPNETIYTYSEAELQGVLAGLKKQNKRYQDPIQRYKGLGEMDADQLATTTMDRRHRTLRRMSMNDAENAGRVFELLMGNDVAPRKEFIVDSSETLSRDRIDV from the coding sequence GTGAGTTCTGACTATTCCGCCCGCCATCTCTCCGTTCTCGAGGGTCTCGAAGCGGTGCGCAAACGCCCGGGCATGTACATCGGTTCCACCGACTCGCGCGGCCTGATGCACTGCCTCTGGGAGGTCATCGACAACTCCGTCGATGAGGCCCTCGCTGGGCACGGCACCGAGATCGCCATCGTGATGCACCCGGACGGCAGCGTGGAGGTGCGCGACAAGGCGCGCGGCATCCCCGTCGACGTCGAGCCCAAGACCGGGCTGAGCGGCGTCGAGGTGGTCTTCACCAAGCTGCACGCCGGCGGCAAGTTCGGCGGCGGCTCCTATGCGGCATCCGGCGGTCTGCACGGTGTCGGCGCTTCCGTCGTGAACGCCCTCTCCGAGCGCCTCGACGTCGAGGTCGACCGTGGCGGCAAGACCTGGGCGATGTCCTTCCACCGCGGGGAGCCCGGCATCTTCGCCGACGCCGACCCGAAGAACCCGAGCCCGGATGCCACGTTCACGCCCTTCGAGAAGAAGAGCGAGCTGCGCGTCATCGGCAAGACGGCCAAGGGCGTCACCGGAACCCGCATCCGCTATTGGGCCGACCGGCAGATCTTCACTAAGGGTGCAGGCTTCCAGGTCGAGGACCTGCTCTCCCGTGCCCGGCAGACTGCCTTCCTGGTTCCCGGGCTGGCCCTCGACATCATCGACCTGACCGGCGAGGAGCCGCACACCACCTCGTTCCAGTTCGAGGGCGGCATCTCCGAGTTCGTCGAGCACCTGGCCACGGACGCCCCGCTCACCGACACCTGGCGGCTGAACGGCACCGGGCACTTCACCGAGACCGTTCCCGTGCTGAACGAGCACGGCGCCATGCTGCCGACCGAGCTGCAGCGCGACTGCGAGGTCGATATCGCCCTGCGCTGGGGCACCGGCTACGACACCGTCGTGAAGAGCTTCGTCAACATCATCGCCACGCCCAAGGGCGGCACCCACCAGCTCGGCTTCGACCAAGGACTGCTCAAGTTCCTGCGACAGCAGGTCGAGCTGAACGCGCGCCGGCTGAAAGCGGGCAACGACAAGCTGGAGAAGGACGACGTGATGGCCGGCTTGACCGCCGTCATCACGGTGCGCCTGCCCGAGCCACAGTTCGAGGGCCAGACGAAGGAGGTGCTCGGCACACCCGCCGTGCGCGCCATCGTCGCCAACGTCGTCGCCAAGAGCATGGCCGCCCGATTCGCGTCGACCAAGCGCGACGACAAGGCACAGTCTGCCCTCGTGCTCGACAAGGTCGTGGCCGAGATGAAGTCGCGTATCTCCGCCCGCGCCCACAAGGAGACCCAACGTCGCAAGAATGCGCTGGAGAGCTCCTCGCTGCCGGCCAAGCTCGCCGACTGCCGCTCCAACGACGTTGCCAACAGCGAGCTGTTCATCGTCGAGGGAGACTCCGCCCTCGGCACCGCCAAGGTGGCCCGCGACAGTGAGCACCAGGCGCTGCTGCCGATCCGCGGCAAGATCCTGAACACGCAGAAGGCCAGCGTCGCCGACATGCTCGGCAACGCCGAGTGCGCGGCCATCATCCAGGTGATCGGAGCCGGCTCCGGGCGCAGCTTCGACCTCTCGGCCGCCCGCTACGGCAAGGTCATCATCATGAGCGACGCCGACGTCGACGGCGCCCACATTCGCACGCTGCTGCTCACCCTGTTCTTCCGCTACATGCGCCCGATGATCGAGGAGGGACGGGTCTACGCGGCCGTTCCGCCGCTGCACCGGGTCGTCGTGATGAACCCGGGCTCGAAGCCGAACGAGACGATCTACACCTACTCGGAGGCCGAGCTGCAGGGCGTCCTGGCCGGGCTGAAGAAGCAGAACAAGCGCTACCAGGACCCGATCCAGCGCTACAAGGGCCTCGGCGAGATGGATGCCGATCAGCTGGCGACCACCACGATGGACCGGCGCCACCGCACGCTCCGCCGCATGAGCATGAACGATGCAGAGAACGCCGGCCGCGTGTTCGAGCTACTGATGGGCAACGACGTCGCCCCGCGCAAGGAGTTCATCGTCGACAGCTCCGAGACGCTCTCCCGCGACCGCATCGACGTCTAG
- a CDS encoding type 1 glutamine amidotransferase, whose translation MSDAQRPQQTGPELTFVSLFPSLLNSNGDAENARVLARRAEWAGATARVVKVEDAAELPDRVDAVVIGSGSDNELEVARDKLRTLLEELRRWGTEGVPILAVGTGWELLSHGIELAGANGAPARAIEGIGILPGRAVPRGARVTDDLVVKTKFGRLVGFENHARDYNHAEASPLGRVLFGSGNGRDSGQEGVVMGDVFGTHLHGPVLAKNPGLADELLGRVFRRAGLEYVRGERAASVDEIARAARNQIAVRLGLESE comes from the coding sequence ATGAGCGACGCCCAGCGCCCGCAGCAGACCGGCCCAGAGCTCACCTTCGTCTCGCTGTTCCCCAGCCTGCTGAACAGCAACGGCGACGCAGAGAACGCCCGCGTCCTGGCCCGCCGGGCCGAGTGGGCCGGCGCCACCGCCCGGGTCGTCAAGGTTGAGGATGCCGCTGAGCTGCCCGACCGCGTCGACGCCGTCGTCATCGGCTCCGGCTCAGACAACGAGCTGGAGGTCGCCCGCGACAAGCTGCGCACCCTGCTCGAAGAGCTGCGGCGCTGGGGCACTGAGGGGGTCCCGATCCTCGCCGTCGGCACCGGCTGGGAGCTGCTCAGCCACGGCATCGAACTGGCCGGGGCGAACGGCGCCCCCGCACGGGCGATCGAGGGCATCGGCATCTTGCCGGGCCGTGCGGTGCCCCGCGGGGCGCGCGTCACCGACGACCTCGTCGTCAAGACCAAGTTCGGCCGGCTCGTCGGTTTCGAGAACCACGCCCGCGACTACAACCACGCAGAGGCCTCCCCGCTCGGGCGGGTGCTCTTCGGCAGCGGTAACGGCCGCGACTCCGGCCAGGAGGGCGTCGTCATGGGCGACGTCTTCGGCACCCACCTGCACGGTCCGGTGCTGGCCAAGAACCCCGGCTTGGCCGACGAGCTCCTCGGGCGCGTGTTCCGTCGGGCAGGTCTCGAGTACGTGCGCGGGGAGCGCGCGGCATCCGTTGATGAAATAGCACGAGCCGCACGCAATCAGATTGCGGTGCGGCTCGGGCTTGAGAGCGAATAG
- a CDS encoding Mur ligase family protein, with protein MGIRYAPAILIGRCVRVLARLRKPGGGSAVPGLVVNKIAPGFLTETLNSFPEGLVIVTGSSGKSTTTKMLVAALRGHGKRVFTNPSTANISQGLTSALLEEASLTGKIAGDIAVLEMDEGHGALIADALKPKVVLLTNVMVDQIDRFHDSEMVAAMLEKIALRATQAVVVNADDAFLEQIVTRLRGTVDTPRFGVSADVLEANPRGLGLAAMTARRMPSEAGVLVRAVSGRSTEVTIDGGAPTPVRLPARGTHYAVDAAAALAAARAVLGAASTRRSPSRRSAPSRPSSGAVRRSRCGEPPWSSYWCRTRPASS; from the coding sequence GTGGGAATCCGTTACGCCCCGGCGATCCTGATTGGTCGCTGCGTCCGGGTTCTTGCGCGCCTGCGCAAGCCCGGCGGGGGATCGGCCGTCCCCGGGCTGGTCGTCAACAAAATTGCCCCGGGATTCCTGACCGAGACGCTGAACTCCTTCCCGGAGGGACTCGTCATCGTCACCGGGTCCAGTGGCAAGTCCACGACGACCAAGATGCTGGTGGCAGCCCTGCGCGGGCACGGCAAGCGGGTCTTCACCAACCCGTCGACGGCCAACATCTCGCAGGGCCTCACCTCGGCACTGCTGGAGGAGGCGAGCCTCACCGGCAAGATCGCCGGTGACATCGCCGTCCTTGAGATGGACGAGGGCCACGGCGCCCTCATCGCCGACGCCTTGAAGCCCAAGGTCGTACTGCTCACCAACGTCATGGTCGACCAGATCGACCGGTTCCACGACTCCGAGATGGTCGCGGCCATGCTGGAGAAGATCGCCTTGCGTGCAACGCAGGCCGTCGTGGTGAACGCCGACGACGCCTTCCTCGAGCAGATCGTGACGCGCCTGCGCGGCACCGTCGACACGCCACGCTTCGGCGTCAGCGCTGACGTGCTGGAGGCGAACCCGCGCGGGCTCGGCCTGGCCGCCATGACGGCGCGCCGGATGCCGTCAGAGGCCGGCGTGCTGGTGCGCGCCGTCTCCGGCCGCAGCACAGAGGTGACGATCGACGGCGGGGCACCGACACCCGTGCGGCTGCCTGCCCGCGGCACCCACTACGCCGTCGACGCTGCCGCTGCCCTGGCTGCCGCCCGGGCCGTGCTCGGGGCCGCTTCGACCCGGCGATCGCCGTCTCGACGATCGGCTCCATCCCGCCCGTCTTCGGGCGCGGTGAGACGCTCCAGGTGCGGGGAACCACCGTGGAGTTCGTACTGGTGCAGAACCCGGCCAGCTTCCAGCTGA
- a CDS encoding RNA polymerase sigma factor produces the protein MRKAPTKAALAKAAAAEAALAEAEATGAEKPAAAKAAPRKRAATKKAADETADDSAVEAVEDADDEDEDGQPKRSVVTEPLPTGALVLSVTDDEDDVPVYSSAITGATADPVKDYLKQIGKVALLNAAEEVELAMRIEAGLFAEDKLSHMTDAEKKSQLGRELQWVAKDGARAKSHLLGANLRLVVSLAKRYTGRGMQFLDLIQEGNLGLIRAVEKFDYTKGFKFSTYATWWIRQAITRAMADQARTIRIPVHMVEVINKLARVQRQMLQDLGREPTPEELSRELDMTPEKVVEVQKYGREPISLHTPLGEDGDSEFGDLIEDTEAVVPADAVGFTMLQKQLESLLDSLSEREAGVIRMRFGLGDGMPKTLDQIGDTFGVTRERIRQIESKTMAKLRHPSRSQSLRDYLE, from the coding sequence GTGCGCAAGGCGCCCACCAAGGCAGCCCTGGCCAAGGCCGCTGCAGCAGAGGCCGCACTGGCCGAGGCCGAAGCAACCGGCGCAGAAAAGCCCGCAGCGGCGAAGGCCGCGCCGCGCAAGCGTGCAGCCACCAAGAAGGCCGCAGACGAGACCGCCGATGACTCCGCCGTTGAGGCCGTCGAGGATGCCGACGACGAGGATGAGGACGGCCAGCCCAAGCGCTCCGTCGTCACCGAGCCGCTGCCCACCGGCGCCCTCGTCCTCTCCGTCACCGACGACGAGGACGACGTCCCCGTCTACTCCAGCGCCATCACCGGCGCCACCGCCGACCCTGTCAAGGACTACCTGAAGCAGATCGGTAAGGTCGCCCTGCTGAACGCGGCCGAAGAGGTCGAGCTGGCGATGCGCATCGAGGCCGGCCTGTTCGCCGAGGACAAGCTCTCGCACATGACCGACGCAGAGAAGAAGTCGCAGCTCGGCCGCGAGCTGCAGTGGGTCGCCAAGGATGGCGCCCGCGCCAAGAGCCACCTGCTCGGAGCGAACCTCCGTCTCGTCGTCTCCCTCGCCAAGCGCTACACCGGTCGTGGAATGCAGTTCCTCGACCTCATCCAGGAGGGCAACCTGGGCCTCATCCGTGCGGTCGAGAAGTTCGACTACACCAAGGGCTTCAAGTTCAGCACCTACGCCACCTGGTGGATCCGTCAGGCCATCACCCGCGCCATGGCCGACCAGGCCCGCACCATCCGCATCCCGGTGCACATGGTCGAGGTCATCAACAAGCTCGCCCGCGTCCAGCGCCAGATGCTGCAGGACCTCGGTCGCGAACCCACGCCGGAAGAGCTCAGCCGCGAGCTGGACATGACGCCTGAGAAGGTCGTCGAAGTTCAGAAGTACGGCCGCGAGCCCATCTCGTTGCACACGCCACTCGGTGAGGACGGCGACAGTGAGTTCGGTGACCTCATCGAGGACACCGAGGCTGTCGTTCCCGCTGACGCCGTCGGCTTCACCATGCTGCAGAAGCAGCTGGAAAGCCTGCTCGACTCCCTGTCCGAGCGCGAGGCCGGCGTGATCCGCATGCGCTTCGGCCTGGGCGACGGCATGCCGAAGACCCTGGACCAGATCGGCGACACGTTCGGCGTCACCCGCGAGCGCATCCGCCAGATCGAGTCCAAGACGATGGCCAAGCTGCGCCACCCCAGCCGCTCGCAGTCGCTGCGCGACTACCTCGAGTAG
- a CDS encoding MFS transporter yields the protein MNSRRAWLIFSVGAFVYLIAVMQRTSLGIAGVAAADRFDASAAALSSLAVVQLLVYAAMQIPVGVLIDRFGPRALILSGTAFMLVGQLIMAFAPSLTLAVAGRILVGAGDAAIFISLIRLISSWFSGPIVPQLSQWAGNIGQVGQALSAVPLAWVLHNFGWTPAFLSAASASVLALFLGIIALRDRPRGSEEWHRASSLRDAITHLRAALKRPGTQLGFWAHYVSQSAGTVFAMFWGIPFLVFGLGYSEQTAAAMLLVLVGTGMVAGPIIGLLTARFPLRRSNLVLGIVFAIAAAWSTVLLWPGEPPFWLICLLVIVLGIGGPGSLIGLDFARTFNPLRSLGSANGIVNIGGFLSSFVMIFLIGAILDLLDHARVASGEPSALYSLESFRIAFLVQYLVIGVGVVMMLRARRRTRRKLHQDEGIEVAPIWVALSRRWPRRPRG from the coding sequence GTGAATTCTCGTCGGGCCTGGTTGATTTTTAGCGTCGGCGCATTCGTCTACCTCATTGCTGTCATGCAGCGCACCTCGCTCGGCATCGCCGGCGTGGCCGCGGCCGATCGGTTCGATGCCTCGGCCGCTGCGCTCTCCAGCCTCGCCGTCGTGCAGCTCCTCGTCTATGCGGCCATGCAGATCCCGGTCGGCGTGCTCATCGACCGCTTCGGCCCGCGCGCGCTGATTCTCTCCGGCACGGCGTTCATGCTGGTCGGGCAGCTGATCATGGCGTTCGCGCCGAGCCTCACCCTCGCCGTCGCCGGGCGCATCCTGGTCGGCGCAGGAGACGCGGCCATCTTCATCTCGCTGATCCGGTTGATCAGCTCATGGTTCTCCGGGCCGATCGTTCCCCAGCTCTCGCAGTGGGCCGGAAACATCGGGCAGGTCGGCCAGGCGCTCTCCGCCGTGCCCCTGGCCTGGGTGCTGCACAACTTCGGCTGGACGCCGGCGTTCCTCTCTGCGGCATCCGCGTCGGTGCTGGCGCTGTTCCTCGGCATCATCGCCCTGCGCGACCGGCCGCGCGGCTCCGAGGAGTGGCACCGCGCCTCCTCGCTGCGCGATGCGATCACGCACCTGCGCGCTGCACTGAAGCGCCCGGGCACACAGCTCGGGTTCTGGGCGCACTACGTGTCGCAGTCCGCCGGCACGGTGTTCGCGATGTTCTGGGGCATCCCCTTCCTCGTCTTCGGCCTCGGCTACAGCGAGCAGACGGCCGCAGCCATGCTTCTGGTGCTCGTCGGCACCGGAATGGTGGCCGGCCCCATCATCGGGCTGCTGACGGCGCGCTTCCCGCTGCGTCGCAGCAACCTGGTGCTCGGAATCGTCTTCGCCATCGCAGCGGCCTGGAGCACCGTGCTGCTCTGGCCGGGGGAGCCGCCGTTCTGGCTGATCTGCCTGCTGGTCATCGTGCTGGGCATCGGCGGCCCGGGCTCGCTGATCGGACTCGACTTCGCGCGCACGTTCAACCCGTTGCGCAGCCTCGGCTCGGCCAACGGCATCGTCAACATCGGCGGCTTCCTCTCCAGCTTCGTGATGATCTTCCTGATCGGCGCGATCCTGGACCTTCTCGATCACGCCCGCGTGGCGTCGGGGGAGCCGAGCGCTCTCTACTCCCTGGAATCGTTCCGCATCGCCTTCCTCGTGCAGTACCTGGTGATCGGCGTCGGCGTCGTGATGATGCTGCGCGCGCGCCGCCGCACCCGCCGCAAACTGCACCAGGACGAGGGAATAGAAGTGGCCCCCATTTGGGTTGCATTGTCTCGACGGTGGCCCCGTCGGCCGCGTGGATGA
- a CDS encoding helix-turn-helix transcriptional regulator, giving the protein MPERTDLGAGLVAFAERRWDDACTLLGGAEAAAPLLLDQLEMLARAAALCGRDDEAFDALARTYHGYLAVEAPTDADELRAARAAFWLGYRLGSLHERGRSHAWLARSAELANRHPGAVEHGYLLLPGIHHLLHLGDAAGSAATAAEAVAIGFRHSDAELQALGTQLRGRALLADGLLDAAVDAFGEAMLLAADDSVTELPRGLVYCSVLDGCQQAFAVERAREWAEVLSDWALAQPQLLLFTGRCRVHRAELLCLGGAWQAALAEAETVIANPRAEAHELGAANYQRGEIYRLRGEFALAEVAYRDANDCGHDPHPGLALLRLAEGRADDAAAGIGRVLATTEQSLSRAQVLPAAIEIALTRGAIADAAALSAELDRIAQAHPSTLLETLAVQASGLLALADGRPADALPQLRRAQSAWVDLDSPYYVARVRTLLGECLSALGDGEGARWEQTAAEAALVRLGAAPDLARLRAGRPAADSRQYAITPRELQVLRLAASGLTNKAIATELQVSTRTVDRHMSELMRRIGVSSRVAATAYAYEHGLLGG; this is encoded by the coding sequence ATGCCCGAGCGGACGGATCTGGGGGCAGGGCTCGTCGCCTTCGCCGAGCGACGCTGGGACGACGCCTGCACGCTGCTCGGCGGCGCCGAAGCCGCGGCTCCGTTGCTTCTCGACCAACTGGAGATGCTGGCGCGTGCGGCCGCACTCTGCGGGAGGGACGACGAGGCCTTCGACGCGCTGGCCCGCACCTACCACGGCTATCTCGCCGTGGAAGCGCCGACGGATGCCGACGAGCTGCGCGCGGCCAGGGCCGCATTCTGGCTCGGCTACCGGCTGGGCTCCCTACATGAGCGCGGCCGCTCGCACGCCTGGCTCGCCCGGTCCGCCGAGTTGGCAAACCGTCACCCGGGCGCCGTGGAACACGGGTACCTGCTGCTGCCCGGCATCCACCACTTGCTGCACCTCGGCGACGCGGCGGGCTCGGCCGCCACAGCTGCCGAGGCGGTGGCCATTGGCTTCCGCCACAGTGACGCTGAGTTGCAAGCGCTGGGCACGCAGCTGCGGGGTCGGGCGTTGCTCGCCGACGGGCTGCTTGATGCGGCCGTCGACGCCTTTGGCGAGGCCATGCTGCTGGCCGCGGACGACTCCGTCACCGAACTCCCCCGCGGCCTGGTCTACTGTTCCGTGTTGGACGGCTGCCAACAGGCCTTCGCCGTCGAACGCGCGCGCGAGTGGGCCGAGGTACTGAGCGATTGGGCCCTCGCGCAACCCCAGCTGCTGCTGTTCACCGGCCGTTGCCGGGTGCATCGGGCCGAGCTGCTCTGCCTCGGCGGTGCCTGGCAGGCAGCCCTCGCCGAGGCCGAGACGGTGATCGCCAACCCACGGGCCGAGGCGCATGAGCTCGGTGCAGCGAACTACCAGCGTGGCGAGATCTACCGGCTGCGCGGCGAGTTCGCGTTGGCGGAGGTCGCCTACCGCGACGCTAACGACTGCGGGCACGACCCGCACCCTGGGCTCGCCCTGCTCCGCCTCGCCGAGGGGAGGGCGGATGACGCCGCCGCCGGTATCGGCCGCGTGCTCGCCACGACCGAGCAGTCGCTGTCGCGCGCCCAAGTGCTGCCAGCGGCCATCGAGATTGCGCTGACACGCGGCGCGATCGCGGATGCCGCCGCGTTGTCGGCCGAACTCGACCGCATCGCGCAGGCCCACCCAAGCACGCTGCTCGAGACGCTGGCCGTTCAGGCCAGCGGGCTGCTGGCCTTGGCCGATGGGCGTCCGGCCGACGCCCTGCCGCAACTGCGGAGGGCCCAGTCCGCCTGGGTGGACCTCGACTCGCCCTACTACGTCGCACGGGTGCGGACGCTTCTCGGCGAGTGTCTGTCGGCGCTGGGCGACGGTGAGGGCGCCCGGTGGGAGCAGACCGCCGCCGAGGCGGCCCTGGTCCGGCTCGGGGCAGCACCGGATCTGGCGCGACTCCGCGCTGGCCGCCCGGCCGCCGACAGCCGGCAGTACGCCATCACCCCGCGTGAACTGCAGGTGCTGCGGCTCGCTGCATCCGGCCTCACCAACAAGGCCATCGCGACCGAGCTGCAGGTGAGCACGCGCACGGTCGACCGGCACATGAGCGAGCTGATGCGCCGGATCGGCGTGTCGTCGCGGGTGGCGGCCACCGCCTACGCCTACGAACACGGCCTGCTCGGCGGCTAG
- a CDS encoding MurT ligase domain-containing protein, protein MEFVLVQNPASFQLNIDHLDPDTEQILFAVGSDVRDPSYFWPVDTSGLGRVDIVSGSKADELALQLSYDNVQIGRIEHDLGKAVDEFLAMPEPSRGVKTVIFSADSMRRTRAHLGLSAVEAPE, encoded by the coding sequence GTGGAGTTCGTACTGGTGCAGAACCCGGCCAGCTTCCAGCTGAACATCGACCACCTCGACCCCGACACCGAGCAGATCCTGTTCGCCGTCGGATCCGATGTGCGCGATCCCAGCTACTTCTGGCCCGTCGACACCTCCGGCCTTGGCCGGGTCGACATCGTCTCCGGCTCCAAGGCCGACGAGTTGGCGTTGCAGCTCAGCTACGACAATGTGCAGATCGGCCGCATCGAGCACGACCTCGGCAAGGCCGTCGACGAGTTCCTGGCCATGCCGGAGCCGTCCCGCGGCGTCAAGACCGTCATCTTTTCCGCCGACTCGATGCGCCGCACCCGCGCGCACCTCGGGCTGAGCGCCGTGGAGGCACCAGAATGA
- a CDS encoding proteasome assembly chaperone family protein, which produces MRDASELYRLTPDAASVPEGLHLVAGLTGFADAGGAVGQFTEYLLGTINHVVVAEFDADLLLDYRSRRPIIYFDEDHLTDYQPPALRVHLARDELGQPFLMLAGFEPDFRWEQFSQALLDLVDRFGVASTTWVHSIPMPVPHTRPIGVTVSGNRDDLTSAMSVWRPHTQVPANALHLVEYRLAEQGRPTVGFILLIPHYLADTEYPAAAISALESVSAATGLIFPTDRLREANREFLGKIDAQVAENGELAKLVGVLEERHDSYMAGTTLRSPLTDEDGELPSADEIAAELEKFLAFKRHNDGEPPLAP; this is translated from the coding sequence ATGCGCGACGCGAGTGAACTGTATAGATTGACCCCGGATGCGGCCAGCGTGCCCGAGGGCCTGCACCTCGTTGCTGGCCTCACCGGCTTCGCCGACGCCGGCGGTGCGGTCGGACAGTTCACGGAGTACCTGCTCGGCACCATCAACCACGTTGTCGTCGCCGAGTTCGACGCCGATCTCCTGCTGGACTACCGGTCGCGGCGCCCCATCATCTACTTCGACGAGGACCACCTCACCGACTACCAGCCACCGGCGCTGCGTGTGCACCTGGCCCGCGACGAGCTCGGCCAGCCCTTCCTCATGTTGGCCGGTTTCGAGCCTGACTTCCGGTGGGAGCAGTTCAGCCAGGCCCTGCTCGACCTGGTCGATCGGTTCGGGGTCGCCAGCACGACGTGGGTGCACTCCATCCCGATGCCCGTTCCGCACACGCGCCCGATCGGTGTCACCGTCAGCGGCAACCGGGACGACCTCACCTCGGCGATGTCCGTTTGGCGGCCGCACACCCAGGTGCCGGCCAACGCGCTTCACCTGGTGGAGTACCGCCTGGCCGAGCAGGGCCGGCCGACGGTGGGCTTCATCCTGCTGATCCCGCACTACCTCGCCGACACCGAGTACCCGGCCGCCGCGATCTCGGCGCTGGAGAGCGTCAGCGCTGCGACGGGGCTGATCTTCCCGACCGACCGGCTACGTGAGGCCAACCGCGAGTTCCTCGGCAAGATCGACGCGCAGGTGGCGGAAAATGGGGAGCTCGCCAAGCTGGTCGGGGTGCTCGAGGAGCGCCACGACAGCTACATGGCTGGAACCACCCTGCGGTCGCCGCTCACCGACGAGGACGGCGAGCTGCCCAGCGCCGATGAGATCGCCGCGGAGCTGGAGAAATTCCTCGCATTCAAGCGCCACAACGACGGAGAACCCCCGCTGGCGCCTTAG
- a CDS encoding flavin-containing monooxygenase: MTLSHPPLPADASVDARPPTALHDVLVIGGGQAGLAVAHRLGQHSVRYLVLDAAEQIGDAWRARWDSLRLFTPARYDGLDGLPFPAAPTSWPRKDEMADYLELYAQQFALPVQSGVRVDSLRRDGDGFVAHSADADYRARAVVVAMSSHQTPRVPEFAAELAPGIRQLDAASYRNPDQLPPGPVLVVGAGNSGAEISKELSATHTVMLSGREVTEIPLGFTSPLNRHLLVHLLNRVVFPHLLSVRTPLGRRARAAHGTVPLIRVKSAELGRLGVRRVGRVAGTRDGLPVLADGSVAVAASVIWCTGYDPGFSWIELPAFDPDGAPAHTRGIVPAVPGLYFVGLEFLSSLSSAMVHGVSADANRVADAAVAGLGM, from the coding sequence ATGACACTCTCACACCCCCCACTCCCCGCAGACGCCTCGGTTGATGCGCGGCCGCCGACCGCGCTCCACGACGTTCTCGTGATCGGCGGCGGCCAGGCCGGGCTCGCCGTCGCGCACCGGCTGGGCCAGCACAGCGTTCGCTACCTTGTGCTCGACGCTGCCGAGCAGATCGGTGATGCCTGGCGAGCCCGCTGGGACAGTCTGCGGCTGTTCACCCCGGCCCGCTACGACGGGCTGGACGGCCTGCCGTTCCCGGCTGCCCCGACGAGTTGGCCGCGCAAGGACGAGATGGCCGACTACTTGGAGCTCTACGCGCAGCAGTTCGCGCTGCCCGTGCAGAGCGGGGTGCGCGTTGACAGCCTGAGGCGTGACGGCGACGGCTTCGTGGCGCACAGCGCCGACGCCGACTACCGTGCCCGCGCGGTCGTCGTGGCGATGAGCAGCCACCAGACGCCGCGGGTGCCGGAGTTCGCTGCGGAGCTCGCGCCGGGCATCCGTCAGCTGGATGCCGCTTCCTACCGGAACCCGGACCAACTGCCGCCCGGCCCGGTCTTGGTGGTCGGTGCCGGAAACTCCGGCGCCGAGATCTCAAAGGAACTCTCCGCAACCCACACCGTGATGCTGTCCGGGCGCGAGGTGACCGAGATCCCGCTCGGCTTCACGAGCCCACTCAACCGGCACCTGCTCGTGCACCTACTGAACAGAGTTGTGTTCCCGCACCTGCTCTCGGTGCGAACGCCACTCGGCCGCCGCGCCCGGGCCGCCCACGGAACGGTGCCACTGATCAGGGTGAAGTCGGCGGAGCTTGGCCGCCTCGGGGTGCGCCGCGTGGGACGGGTGGCCGGCACGCGCGACGGCCTCCCGGTGCTCGCCGACGGCAGCGTGGCGGTGGCCGCCAGCGTGATCTGGTGCACGGGGTACGACCCCGGCTTCTCGTGGATCGAGCTGCCCGCGTTCGATCCGGACGGTGCTCCGGCGCACACGCGGGGAATCGTGCCTGCGGTGCCCGGGCTGTACTTCGTCGGGTTGGAGTTCCTCAGCTCCCTGTCTTCGGCCATGGTGCACGGCGTCAGCGCCGACGCCAACCGCGTCGCCGACGCGGCCGTAGCCGGACTCGGGATGTAA
- a CDS encoding DUF7455 domain-containing protein: MSQITSPSGAVDELETPHQLTALDRCDACGAQAYIRVVVSSGELLFCAHHGRKHQEKLSALAHSWHDESSRLLEDNAR; encoded by the coding sequence ATGTCACAGATCACCAGCCCGAGCGGTGCGGTCGACGAGCTCGAGACCCCACACCAGCTGACGGCCCTTGACCGTTGCGACGCGTGTGGCGCACAGGCCTACATTCGCGTCGTGGTTTCGAGCGGCGAGCTGCTGTTCTGCGCCCACCACGGCCGCAAGCACCAGGAGAAGCTCTCTGCCCTCGCGCACAGCTGGCACGACGAGTCCAGCCGTCTTCTCGAGGACAACGCCCGCTAA